A portion of the Callithrix jacchus isolate 240 chromosome 21, calJac240_pri, whole genome shotgun sequence genome contains these proteins:
- the NDUFV3 gene encoding NADH dehydrogenase [ubiquinone] flavoprotein 3, mitochondrial isoform X3 produces MAAPLLLQQGRAGALKTLLQEAHVFRGLASTVSLSAESGRSEKGQPQNPKKQSTPKNPASAPTEPFDNTTYKNLQHHDYTTYTFLDLNLDLSKFRMPQPSSGRESPRH; encoded by the exons ATGGCGGCCCCGCTTTTGCTGCAGCAAGGACGAGCCGGGGCGCTGAAG actctcctccaggaagcccatgTGTTTCGAGGACTTGCTTCTACAGTCTCTTTGTCTGCGGAATCAGGGAGGAGTGAGAAGGGTCAGCCACAGAACCCCAAGAAGCAAAGTACACCGAAAA ACCCGGCCTCAGCGCCCACTGAGCCGTTCGACAACACCACCTACAAGAACCTCCAGCATCATGACTACACCACGTACACCTTCTTAGACCTGAACCTCGACCTCTCAAAATTCAGGATGCCTCAGCCCTCCTCAGGCCGGGAGTCACCTCGACACTGA
- the NDUFV3 gene encoding NADH dehydrogenase [ubiquinone] flavoprotein 3, mitochondrial isoform X1, with protein sequence MAAPLLLQQGRAGALKTLLQEAHVFRGLASTVSLSAESGRSEKGQPQNPKKQSTPKNVVEPKQRGKLPATQTAAALSKTLSSPGSHPPAANKGGMVASPSPNGSVLFTDEGVPKFLSRKTLVEFPQKVPSPFRKQGSGSEARRVGRKVASSSSSSSSSSSDSESDNEADVSEVASQVVSKGRGGLRKPEASHSFANRAPQVTASAKEKTSLQKPHADVSYPEKPRQPRKKGLPAKPSEGREDARAKPAVPTSQVDEFLKQSLKEKQLQKTFRLNELDKESQKSFEVKGPLPVHTKSGSSAPLKGSPAPTVLAEEARAWGQLQALPPGASEEHLETPVPEPQHKVVPPLLRKEASGMQGREGHLKAREAVVEDQIPPSDLETVPTEKNHGFHEKPAAPKHEAKGEATEDTAAPGDDQDCTQDPASAPTEPFDNTTYKNLQHHDYTTYTFLDLNLDLSKFRMPQPSSGRESPRH encoded by the exons ATGGCGGCCCCGCTTTTGCTGCAGCAAGGACGAGCCGGGGCGCTGAAG actctcctccaggaagcccatgTGTTTCGAGGACTTGCTTCTACAGTCTCTTTGTCTGCGGAATCAGGGAGGAGTGAGAAGGGTCAGCCACAGAACCCCAAGAAGCAAAGTACACCGAAAA ATGTAGTGGAACCAAAGCAGAGGGGCAAGCTCCCAGCCACCCAGACAGCAGCTGCATTGTCCAAAACCCTGTCTTCACCCGGTTCTCACCCGCCAGCTGCGAATAAGGGCGGGATGGTAGCTAGTCCCAGCCCCAATGGCAGCGTGCTGTTCACAGATGAAGGGGTTCCGAAATTTTTGTCCAGAAAGACCTTGGTAGAGTTTCCACAGAAAGTTCCGTCTCCATTCAGAAAACAGGGCTCTGGTTCAGAAGCTCGTCGGGTGGGTCGAAAAGTGGCGTCGTCTTCATCTTCATCCTCATCCAGCTCCTCTGATTCCGAGTCTGACAATGAGGCTGATGTTTCAGAGGTCGCTTCTCAAGTGGTGAGCAAGGGCAGAGGGGGGCTTCGAAAACCAGAGGCCTCTCATTCCTTTGCAAACAGAGCCCCCCAAGTTACAGCATCAGCAAAAGAGAAAACCTCGCTGCAGAAGCCACATGCAGACGTCAGTTATCCAGAGAAGCCCCGCCAGCCAAGGAAGAAAGGGCTCCCTGCTAAGCCATCAGAAGGCAGGGAAGATGCGAGAGCAAAACCCGCAGTGCCCACATCTCAAGTCGATGAGTTTTTGAAGCAaagtttaaaggaaaaacaattgcagaaaacatttagattaaaTGAACTAGATAAAGAAAGCCAAAAGTCATTTGAAGTTAAAGGACCCTTACCTGTCCACACAAAATCAGGGTCATCTGCGCCACTGAAGGGCAGCCCAGCACCTACTGTGCTGGCAGAAGAGGCCAGAGCATGGGGGCAGCTGCAAGCTCTTCCTCCTGGGGCCTCAGAGGAGCATCTGGAAACACCGGTGCCAGAGCCCCAGCACAAGGTGGTCCCTCCCCTGCTCAGAAAGGAAGCCTCGGGGATGCAGGGAAGAGAAGGGCACCTGAAGGCTAGAGAGGCAGTCGTGGAAGACCAGATTCCACCAAGCGATTTGGAGACAGTTCCTACTGAGAAGAACCACGGTTTCCATGAAAAGCCAGCAGCGCCGAAGCACGAGGCCAAGGGCGAGGCCACGGAAGACACGGCCGCGCCAGGGGACGATCAAGACTGCACACAGG ACCCGGCCTCAGCGCCCACTGAGCCGTTCGACAACACCACCTACAAGAACCTCCAGCATCATGACTACACCACGTACACCTTCTTAGACCTGAACCTCGACCTCTCAAAATTCAGGATGCCTCAGCCCTCCTCAGGCCGGGAGTCACCTCGACACTGA
- the NDUFV3 gene encoding NADH dehydrogenase [ubiquinone] flavoprotein 3, mitochondrial isoform X2, producing MVASPSPNGSVLFTDEGVPKFLSRKTLVEFPQKVPSPFRKQGSGSEARRVGRKVASSSSSSSSSSSDSESDNEADVSEVASQVVSKGRGGLRKPEASHSFANRAPQVTASAKEKTSLQKPHADVSYPEKPRQPRKKGLPAKPSEGREDARAKPAVPTSQVDEFLKQSLKEKQLQKTFRLNELDKESQKSFEVKGPLPVHTKSGSSAPLKGSPAPTVLAEEARAWGQLQALPPGASEEHLETPVPEPQHKVVPPLLRKEASGMQGREGHLKAREAVVEDQIPPSDLETVPTEKNHGFHEKPAAPKHEAKGEATEDTAAPGDDQDCTQDPASAPTEPFDNTTYKNLQHHDYTTYTFLDLNLDLSKFRMPQPSSGRESPRH from the exons ATGGTAGCTAGTCCCAGCCCCAATGGCAGCGTGCTGTTCACAGATGAAGGGGTTCCGAAATTTTTGTCCAGAAAGACCTTGGTAGAGTTTCCACAGAAAGTTCCGTCTCCATTCAGAAAACAGGGCTCTGGTTCAGAAGCTCGTCGGGTGGGTCGAAAAGTGGCGTCGTCTTCATCTTCATCCTCATCCAGCTCCTCTGATTCCGAGTCTGACAATGAGGCTGATGTTTCAGAGGTCGCTTCTCAAGTGGTGAGCAAGGGCAGAGGGGGGCTTCGAAAACCAGAGGCCTCTCATTCCTTTGCAAACAGAGCCCCCCAAGTTACAGCATCAGCAAAAGAGAAAACCTCGCTGCAGAAGCCACATGCAGACGTCAGTTATCCAGAGAAGCCCCGCCAGCCAAGGAAGAAAGGGCTCCCTGCTAAGCCATCAGAAGGCAGGGAAGATGCGAGAGCAAAACCCGCAGTGCCCACATCTCAAGTCGATGAGTTTTTGAAGCAaagtttaaaggaaaaacaattgcagaaaacatttagattaaaTGAACTAGATAAAGAAAGCCAAAAGTCATTTGAAGTTAAAGGACCCTTACCTGTCCACACAAAATCAGGGTCATCTGCGCCACTGAAGGGCAGCCCAGCACCTACTGTGCTGGCAGAAGAGGCCAGAGCATGGGGGCAGCTGCAAGCTCTTCCTCCTGGGGCCTCAGAGGAGCATCTGGAAACACCGGTGCCAGAGCCCCAGCACAAGGTGGTCCCTCCCCTGCTCAGAAAGGAAGCCTCGGGGATGCAGGGAAGAGAAGGGCACCTGAAGGCTAGAGAGGCAGTCGTGGAAGACCAGATTCCACCAAGCGATTTGGAGACAGTTCCTACTGAGAAGAACCACGGTTTCCATGAAAAGCCAGCAGCGCCGAAGCACGAGGCCAAGGGCGAGGCCACGGAAGACACGGCCGCGCCAGGGGACGATCAAGACTGCACACAGG ACCCGGCCTCAGCGCCCACTGAGCCGTTCGACAACACCACCTACAAGAACCTCCAGCATCATGACTACACCACGTACACCTTCTTAGACCTGAACCTCGACCTCTCAAAATTCAGGATGCCTCAGCCCTCCTCAGGCCGGGAGTCACCTCGACACTGA